The following proteins come from a genomic window of Platichthys flesus chromosome 1, fPlaFle2.1, whole genome shotgun sequence:
- the ppm1g gene encoding protein phosphatase 1G, which translates to MGAYLSQPNTTKTSSDGGNSHMSYGYSAMQGWRVSMEDAHNCITDFDEDTAMFAVYDGHGGEEVALYCSKYLPDIIKEQKTYKDGKLQKALEEAFLAIDSRITTEEVIKELVQIAGRPTEEPPVEKVSEEDDLETEEAAMLHEEATLTIEELLVRYGQNRNAVKHAAALSAAAKKASCPHPEASGVGKDGEGQTKEGVNGQLEEESNGKVKQGEGAACASKLRACRRTAAGEGSGAAADGGDSGSSNGEETAGKAGKAEGDAGPSCSSLPSKAGGDSKSRFFDDSDESEEGEEEEGSDEEDGSEEEEGESSEMEEEEDTEEDSEEEDEEEMCLPGMDGKEEPGSDSGTTAVVALIRGKQLIVANAGDSRCVVSEQGKAVDMSYDHKPEDELELARIKNAGGKVTMDGRVNGGLNLSRAIGDHFYKRNKTLPPEEQMISSMPDVKVLTLNEENDFMVIACDGIWNVLSSQEVVDFVSKRIKPDQSGKARPLSSIVEELVDHCLAPDTSGDGTGCDNMTCIIITFRPHPSDDTKKRKHPEEAEGTEPEKNGNDSKKAKSD; encoded by the exons ATGGGGGCTTATCTGTCGCAGCCTAACACGACCAAGACCTCTTCCGATGGCGGCAACAGCCACATGAGCTACGGCTACTCTGCTATGCAGGGCTGGCGTGTCTCCATGGAG GATGCTCACAACTGTATCACAGATTTTGACGAAGACACCGCCATGTTCGCGGTATATGATGGACACGGAG GGGAAGAGGTGGCTCTTTACTGTTCAAAGTACCTTCCTGACATCATCAAGGAGCAGAAGACCTACAAAGATGGCAAACTGCAAAAG GCACTGGAAGAAGCCTTCCTGGCCATCGACAGCAGAATAACCACAGAAGAAGTCATCAAGGAGCTGGTCCAGATCGCTGGACGGCCCACAGAGGAGCCGCCTGTTGAAAAGGTGTCAGAGGAGGATGATT TGGAAACAGAGGAGGCCGCTATGCTCCACGAGGAGGCTACACTGACCATAGAGGAGCTGCTGGTTCGCTACGGCCAGAACCGCAATGCTGTCAAACACGCTGCTGCCCTCAG TGCGGCTGCTAAGAAGGCGTCCTGCCCACACCCCGAAGCCTCAGGAGTAGGGAAAGATGGGGAGGGACAGACGAAAGAAGGGGTGAACGGACaattggaggaggagagcaacGGGAAGGTGAAGCAGGGCGAAGGAGCGGCATGTGCGTCCAAGCTGCGGGCCTGTCGGAGAACAGCAGCGGGTGAAGGCAGTGGTGCAG cagctgacggaggagACTCTGGGAGCTCCAATGGAGAAGAAACAGCCGGTAAAGCTGGTAAGGCCGAAGGAGATGCAGGtccttcctgctcctctctgccctcCAAGGCTGGAGGAGACTCAAAGTCCAGGTTCTTTGATGACAGTGACGAGtctgaagagggagaggaagaggagggcagtgatgaagag GATGgtagtgaagaggaggaaggtgaaagcagcgagatggaagaagaggaagatacCGAAGAAGActctgaggaggaagatgaggaggaaatgtGTCTACCTGGAATGGATGggaaggaggag CCTGGATCAGACAGCGGCACCACAGCTGTCGTGGCCCTGATCCGAGGGAAGCAGCTGATTGTGGCCAACGCTGGAGACTCGCGCTGTGTGGTTTCTGAACAGG GCAAAGCTGTCGATATGTCGTATGACCACAAACCAGAGGATGAGTTGGAACTGGCTCGCATCAAGAACGCTGGAGGGAAAGTGACCATGGATGGGCGCGTCAACGGAGGATTGAACTTGTCCAGAGCTATTG GTGACCACTTCTACAAGAGGAACAAGACTCTGCCTCCAGAGGAGCAGATGATTTCTTCGATGCCGGACGTCAAAGTTTTGACCCTTAATGAGGAGAACGACTTCATGGTCATTGCCTGCGACGGCATCTG GAATGTGTTGAGCAGTCAGGAGGTGGTGGACTTCGTCAGTAAGAGGATCAAACCAGACCAGAGTGGCAAAGCCAGACCCCTTTCATCTATTGTGGAAGAG CTTGTGGACCACTGTTTGGCTCCTGACACATCTGGAGATGGGACAGGATGTGACAACATGActtgcatcatcatcaccttccGGCCACACCCGTCAGATGAcacaaagaagaggaagcacCCGGAGGAGGCAGAAGGGACCGAGCCGGAGAAGAACGGAAACGACAGCAAAAAGGCTAAAAGTGActag
- the mis12 gene encoding protein MIS12 homolog — MAREESNMEVSGEADILSPSTLKLYEAQFFGFTPQTCMLRVYSVFQDCMYDILPVVEKVCVRQLSKGESDAAEELLRSRARECSRKLQQFLEERFKQLSERMEALLVNRCFSVPPNVLLPEDQTHNKYPQGLQDMLRLESSLTDMQRAYEAEVCARQALLAELEEQREVQKQLDGIRTWVRELQAAWVKEGNGNFSESFRLVMESVKNLQEAIAEVYKKAPH; from the exons ATGGCGCGGGAAGAGAGCAACATGGAGGTCAGCGGAGAAGCAGACATTCTCTCTCCGTCCACTTTAAAACTATACGAGGCTCAGTTTTTCGGCTTCACCCCGCAGACATGCATGCTGCGGGTGTACAGCGTCTTCCAGGACTGCATGTACGACATCTTACCCGTGgtggagaaggtgtgtgtgaggcagctgAGTAAAGGCGAGTCGGACGCGGCGGAGGAGCTGCTGCGGAGCCGGGCTCGGGAGTGCAGCCGCAAACTGCAGCAGTTCCTGGAGGAGCGCTTCAAGCAGCTGTCGGAGCGGATGGAGGCGCTGCTGGTGAACCGCTGCTTCTCCGTACCGCCCAATGTGCTGCTGCCCGAAGACCAGACCCACAACAAATACCCCCAGGGGCTCCAG GACATGCTGAGGCTGGAGTCGTCCCTGACAGACATGCAGAGAGCCTATGAGGCAGAGGTCTGCGCCAGACAAGCGCTGCTGgccgagctggaggagcagagggaggtgcAGAAGCAGCTGGATGGTATCCGGACTTGggtcagagagctgcaggcagCCTGGGTGAAGGAAGGTAACGGCAACTTTAGTGAAAGTTTCCGACTGGTGATGGAGTCAGTAAAGAACCTGCAAGAGGCCATCGCAGAGGTCTACAAGAAAGCGCCTCACTGA